In a single window of the Orbaceae bacterium lpD04 genome:
- the aceE gene encoding pyruvate dehydrogenase (acetyl-transferring), homodimeric type yields the protein MSDMQMNDIDPIETQDWLKSIESVIREEGTERAQYIIEQIVNQARQGGVPLLFGSSTSNYVNTISVEDEPAYPGDWELERRIRSIVRWNAMMIVLRASKKDLDLGGHMASFQSAATFYEVCFNHFFRARNDKDGGDLVYFQGHIAPGVYSRAFIEGRLSEDQLDNFRQEVHGKGLPSYPHPKLMPEFWQFPTVSMGLGPISAIYQARFLKYLNHRGLKDTTEQRVYAFLGDGEMDEPESKGAITVATREKLDNLTFVINCNLQRLDGPVTGNGKIINELEGIFAGAGWNVVKVIWGNRWDKLLQKDKSGKLIRLMNETLDGDYQTFKSRDGAYIREHFFGKYPETAELVKDMSDDEIFRLNRGGQDPAKMFAAFQKAKDTKGRPTVILAHTIKGYGMGDAAEAKNIAHQVKKMNMDGVRHVRDFFNIPVTDDAIEKLPYIKFEEHTPEYKYIHERRAALKGYVPSRLPNFTEKVSIPALSEFSSLLEAQNKEISTTIAFVRVLNIMLKDKDLAPRLVPILADEARTFGMEGLFRQIGIYSPNGQQYTPQDKEQVAYYREDEKGQILQEGINEMGAGASWLAAATSYSTNDCPMIPFYIYYSMFGFQRIGDLLWAAGDQQARGFLIGGTSGRTTLNGEGLQHEDGHSHIQSLTIPNCISYDPSYAYEVAVIMQDGLRRMYGEQENVYYYITTLNENYEQPAMPKDAEEGIRRGIYKLDSIAAKNGQPTVQLLGSGAILRHVRLAADILANDYGIGSDVYSVTSFTEVAREGQDCERWNMLHPTDKQRVPYITQIMNDAPAVVSTDYMKLFAEQVRAYVPAESYKVLGTDGFGRSDSRANLRHHFEIDANYVVVAALGELAKRGDIEKSVVEQAIKKFDINAEKANPRIA from the coding sequence ATGTCGGACATGCAAATGAATGATATCGATCCTATCGAAACACAAGATTGGCTCAAGAGTATTGAGTCAGTAATTCGAGAGGAAGGCACTGAAAGAGCACAATATATTATTGAACAAATCGTTAATCAAGCTCGCCAAGGCGGCGTGCCATTATTATTTGGTTCTTCAACGAGTAATTATGTCAATACCATCTCTGTAGAAGATGAGCCAGCTTATCCAGGTGATTGGGAACTTGAAAGACGAATTCGTTCTATCGTTCGTTGGAATGCAATGATGATAGTGCTACGTGCATCTAAAAAAGATCTCGATTTGGGTGGCCATATGGCATCATTCCAGTCAGCAGCGACATTTTATGAAGTCTGTTTTAACCACTTTTTCCGTGCTCGCAATGATAAAGATGGCGGCGATTTGGTTTATTTCCAAGGTCATATTGCACCAGGCGTTTATTCGCGTGCATTTATTGAAGGCCGTTTAAGTGAAGACCAACTTGACAACTTCCGTCAAGAAGTTCACGGCAAAGGTTTACCGTCTTATCCGCACCCTAAATTAATGCCAGAATTTTGGCAGTTCCCAACAGTATCAATGGGCCTTGGTCCAATTAGTGCAATTTATCAAGCGCGTTTCTTAAAATATTTAAACCATCGTGGACTTAAAGATACGACTGAACAACGTGTATATGCATTCTTAGGTGATGGTGAGATGGATGAGCCAGAATCAAAAGGTGCAATCACCGTTGCAACGCGTGAAAAACTTGATAACCTAACATTTGTTATCAACTGTAATTTACAACGCCTAGATGGCCCTGTTACTGGTAATGGTAAAATTATCAATGAACTTGAAGGGATTTTTGCTGGTGCTGGATGGAACGTTGTCAAAGTTATCTGGGGTAATCGTTGGGATAAATTACTACAAAAAGACAAATCAGGTAAACTTATTCGTTTAATGAATGAAACCCTTGATGGTGATTATCAAACGTTTAAATCAAGAGATGGTGCTTATATTCGTGAGCATTTCTTTGGTAAATATCCAGAAACGGCTGAACTTGTTAAAGATATGTCTGATGATGAAATCTTCCGTTTAAATCGTGGTGGTCAAGATCCTGCGAAAATGTTTGCGGCTTTCCAAAAAGCAAAAGACACGAAAGGTCGTCCAACAGTTATTTTAGCGCATACTATCAAAGGTTATGGTATGGGTGATGCTGCTGAAGCTAAAAATATTGCGCATCAGGTTAAAAAAATGAATATGGATGGCGTGCGTCATGTGCGTGACTTCTTTAATATTCCCGTTACTGATGATGCGATTGAAAAACTACCATATATTAAATTTGAAGAACACACCCCTGAATATAAATATATTCACGAACGTCGTGCGGCGTTAAAAGGTTATGTTCCTTCACGTTTACCTAACTTTACTGAAAAAGTTTCTATTCCAGCATTAAGCGAATTTAGCTCATTACTTGAAGCTCAAAATAAAGAAATTTCAACCACTATCGCGTTCGTGCGTGTACTTAACATCATGCTAAAAGACAAAGATTTAGCACCACGTTTAGTGCCAATCTTAGCGGATGAAGCACGTACATTTGGTATGGAAGGACTATTTCGTCAAATCGGTATTTACAGCCCTAACGGCCAACAATATACCCCACAAGATAAAGAGCAAGTTGCTTACTATCGTGAAGATGAAAAAGGTCAAATCTTACAAGAAGGGATCAATGAAATGGGGGCAGGCGCTTCATGGCTTGCAGCTGCAACATCATACAGCACTAATGACTGCCCGATGATCCCATTTTATATTTATTACTCGATGTTTGGTTTCCAACGTATTGGCGATCTATTATGGGCAGCTGGCGATCAGCAAGCACGTGGATTCTTAATCGGTGGTACATCTGGTCGTACAACGTTAAATGGTGAAGGTTTACAACATGAAGATGGTCATAGCCATATTCAATCACTAACTATTCCTAACTGTATCTCTTACGACCCTTCATACGCTTATGAAGTTGCGGTTATTATGCAAGATGGTTTACGTCGTATGTATGGCGAACAAGAAAATGTTTACTACTACATCACAACGCTAAATGAAAACTACGAACAACCTGCAATGCCTAAAGACGCTGAAGAAGGTATTCGTCGTGGGATCTATAAACTTGACAGTATTGCAGCTAAAAATGGCCAGCCAACCGTTCAGTTATTAGGTTCTGGTGCAATTTTACGTCATGTACGTTTAGCGGCTGATATTCTTGCGAATGATTACGGTATTGGTAGTGATGTATATAGTGTTACCTCATTTACTGAAGTGGCTCGTGAAGGTCAAGATTGTGAGCGTTGGAACATGTTACACCCAACTGACAAACAACGTGTCCCTTACATTACTCAAATAATGAATGATGCGCCAGCCGTTGTATCAACTGATTATATGAAACTATTTGCAGAACAAGTTCGTGCTTATGTTCCAGCTGAGTCTTACAAAGTTCTTGGTACTGATGGTTTTGGT
- a CDS encoding helix-turn-helix transcriptional regulator yields the protein MPIIINLDVMLAKRKVKSKDLAASIGITEQNLSLLKQGKVKGFRLATLEAICQYLNCQPGDILEYQALDQPIE from the coding sequence ATGCCCATTATTATTAATTTAGATGTGATGCTTGCTAAAAGGAAAGTAAAATCAAAAGATTTAGCGGCGAGCATTGGCATTACAGAGCAAAATCTATCACTACTAAAACAGGGTAAAGTAAAAGGATTTCGGCTTGCAACGCTTGAAGCTATTTGCCAATACCTTAATTGCCAACCTGGTGATATTTTGGAATATCAGGCATTAGATCAGCCAATAGAATAA
- the dsbB gene encoding disulfide bond formation protein DsbB, which translates to MLKLLSQYSKNRTAWFLLLLSAIVFESIALFFQHYQGLPPCTLCIYQRVAILGIAFASLIALFSPKNIIARVVGIFIWLYSAYCGFNLAFQQARLQFAPSFTDSCSINVQFPNWLPLNHWFPNVFNAYGSCADKLWSFLTIEMSQWMVIIFSCYMVLGILVLFANLCYPNKQFTVTVINKRDF; encoded by the coding sequence ATGCTAAAATTACTTAGCCAGTATTCAAAAAACCGCACTGCGTGGTTTTTACTGTTGTTATCAGCAATTGTATTTGAATCAATCGCTTTATTTTTTCAACATTATCAAGGCCTACCACCTTGTACATTATGTATCTATCAGCGAGTTGCGATCCTCGGTATTGCTTTTGCCAGCTTAATCGCGCTTTTTTCGCCCAAAAATATTATTGCAAGGGTGGTTGGGATCTTTATTTGGTTATACAGTGCGTATTGTGGATTTAATTTGGCTTTTCAACAAGCGCGATTGCAATTTGCGCCCTCATTTACCGATAGCTGTTCAATTAACGTTCAATTCCCTAATTGGCTACCACTTAATCATTGGTTTCCTAATGTGTTTAATGCTTACGGTTCTTGCGCTGATAAATTATGGTCATTTTTAACCATTGAGATGTCGCAGTGGATGGTTATTATTTTTAGCTGTTATATGGTTCTTGGTATTTTGGTACTTTTTGCGAACTTATGTTATCCAAATAAGCAGTTCACCGTAACGGTAATAAATAAACGCGATTTTTGA
- a CDS encoding histidine phosphatase family protein, which translates to MKDLNLYLIRHGQTEWNIKDQMQGSKNSPLTADGVLGAKITGQHLKDIPFVAAYSSPQQRAVETRDYILSERDDSVAVHTLDGLCEMDFGLWEGQHVPELLKLPEFNLYMHEPEKFDASTNQGEIYHDVLVRMQKSLDEIVKNAPDKGNILIVSHGTALRLLICVLNGGDWRKHRDENYFPRILNTSISKVNYQGDGNSGHYKVDYFNDVEHIKK; encoded by the coding sequence ATGAAAGATTTGAATTTATATTTAATTAGACATGGGCAAACAGAGTGGAATATCAAAGATCAAATGCAAGGTTCAAAAAATTCCCCACTAACGGCTGATGGGGTATTAGGTGCAAAAATTACTGGTCAACACCTGAAAGATATCCCCTTTGTCGCGGCCTATTCAAGCCCACAGCAACGAGCGGTTGAAACAAGGGATTATATATTATCTGAGCGTGATGACAGCGTTGCAGTACACACCTTAGATGGGCTTTGCGAAATGGATTTTGGTTTATGGGAAGGTCAGCATGTGCCTGAACTATTAAAATTACCTGAATTCAATCTTTACATGCATGAGCCAGAAAAGTTTGATGCCAGCACTAACCAAGGCGAAATCTATCACGATGTTCTTGTACGCATGCAAAAGAGTTTAGATGAAATCGTTAAAAATGCCCCTGATAAAGGTAATATTTTAATCGTTTCACATGGCACGGCATTACGTTTACTTATTTGTGTATTAAACGGCGGTGATTGGCGTAAACACCGTGATGAAAACTATTTTCCACGGATATTAAATACCAGCATCAGCAAGGTTAATTATCAAGGTGATGGTAATAGTGGTCATTACAAGGTTGACTATTTTAATGATGTTGAGCATATCAAAAAATAA
- a CDS encoding DUF554 domain-containing protein, with amino-acid sequence MLVGPIINGAAIAIGGILGAVLGRYIPARVREALPMTFGCASMGIGIALIMKVNSIPAVVLSMLLGSLIGELCQLERGIEKLALKLRKFVDKPKPDQVLIASREDFVEKYVALVVLFCASGMGIFGSLTEGISGDPSLLIAKAFLDLFTATIFAITLGYAVSLIAIPQFIIQTILFFLAIIIQPLISANMFADFSACGGMIMLATGFRICGIKSFPVANMLFSLLIVMPISAFWITLF; translated from the coding sequence ATGTTAGTAGGACCAATTATAAATGGCGCCGCCATCGCTATTGGCGGTATTTTAGGCGCAGTATTAGGTAGATATATTCCAGCAAGAGTACGTGAAGCATTACCGATGACATTTGGCTGCGCGTCAATGGGCATTGGTATTGCACTTATTATGAAAGTAAACTCAATCCCTGCGGTGGTACTTTCAATGCTGCTTGGCTCACTAATTGGCGAACTTTGTCAGCTTGAACGAGGCATTGAAAAACTGGCTTTAAAATTGCGTAAATTTGTCGACAAACCCAAACCGGATCAAGTGTTGATAGCCTCTAGAGAAGACTTTGTTGAAAAATATGTGGCATTAGTTGTGCTATTTTGTGCCAGTGGCATGGGTATTTTTGGATCATTAACCGAGGGAATTTCTGGCGATCCCTCACTATTGATTGCTAAAGCATTTTTAGATCTATTTACTGCTACAATTTTTGCCATTACGCTAGGTTATGCGGTGTCACTAATTGCTATTCCACAGTTTATCATTCAAACCATATTGTTTTTTCTTGCAATTATTATTCAGCCGCTGATTTCAGCAAATATGTTCGCCGATTTTTCAGCTTGTGGCGGTATGATTATGTTAGCAACGGGTTTTAGAATTTGTGGTATTAAATCGTTCCCGGTTGCCAATATGCTATTTTCGCTATTAATCGTTATGCCAATTTCAGCTTTTTGGATTACGTTATTTTAA
- the lipA gene encoding lipoyl synthase, with the protein MTNTNVEPHNVRSSKYRDADKTRLIPLVTVDDNSVLKKPDWMRIKLSAQTENIAHIKNTMRKHGLHSVCEEASCPNLAECFNHGTATFMILGDICTRRCPFCDVAHGRPLPPDQQEPEKLAKTIQEMRLRYVVITSVDRDDLKDGGASHFADCTREIRALSPNIKVETLTPDFRGCIDDAVAILKDNPPDVFNHNLENIPRLYKKIRPGASYQGSLELLAKFKAAHPTIPTKSGLMVGLGETNEELIQVLKDLRANGVTMLTLGQYLQPSKFHLPVERYVSPDEFNELKQIALDMGFTHAACGPFVRSSYHADLQAQGKEVK; encoded by the coding sequence ATGACCAATACCAATGTTGAGCCCCATAATGTTAGAAGTTCAAAATATCGTGATGCAGATAAAACAAGGCTAATTCCTTTAGTTACGGTTGATGATAATTCAGTATTAAAAAAACCTGATTGGATGAGGATAAAACTCTCTGCGCAAACTGAAAATATTGCACATATCAAAAATACCATGCGTAAACATGGTTTACATTCAGTGTGTGAAGAAGCTTCTTGCCCAAACCTTGCAGAATGTTTTAATCATGGCACGGCAACATTTATGATTTTAGGTGATATTTGTACTCGCCGCTGCCCATTTTGTGACGTTGCTCATGGCCGCCCACTACCGCCTGATCAACAAGAGCCTGAAAAACTAGCTAAAACAATCCAAGAGATGCGATTACGTTATGTGGTTATCACATCCGTTGATAGGGATGATTTAAAAGATGGTGGCGCGAGTCATTTTGCTGATTGTACACGTGAAATTAGAGCCTTAAGCCCCAATATTAAGGTCGAAACATTAACACCTGATTTTCGTGGCTGTATTGATGATGCGGTGGCAATTCTTAAAGATAATCCACCTGATGTCTTTAATCATAATCTTGAGAATATTCCGCGTTTATATAAAAAAATTAGGCCTGGTGCAAGTTACCAAGGCTCACTTGAGTTACTGGCTAAATTTAAAGCTGCGCACCCAACTATTCCAACTAAATCAGGCTTGATGGTCGGCCTTGGCGAAACCAATGAAGAGCTGATTCAAGTACTTAAAGATTTAAGGGCTAATGGCGTTACTATGTTAACGTTAGGTCAATATTTACAGCCAAGTAAGTTCCATTTGCCAGTTGAGCGCTATGTATCGCCTGACGAGTTTAATGAACTTAAGCAAATTGCCTTAGATATGGGCTTTACGCATGCGGCATGTGGCCCATTTGTTCGCTCGTCATATCATGCTGATTTACAGGCACAAGGTAAAGAAGTGAAATAA
- a CDS encoding DUF2975 domain-containing protein: MNTRTRLNRYSYFMASLTLIPLICVIAACLSPVLFYFFNTTNIGLESGGYSLFIETVVDVDPTTLKIWQATLATILDTLPIIALAYAFYQLRQLFICYSNADYFSLQAAKHCYYFGLFLVSWVILGMLFEPLQSLILSYNLTEGRYISVSLTSEDILTLFPAMSIMLIGQILKKATELAEENKQFV, translated from the coding sequence ATGAACACCCGCACACGTCTTAATCGCTATAGCTACTTTATGGCTTCATTAACCTTAATACCACTCATTTGCGTTATAGCCGCTTGCCTTTCGCCAGTATTATTCTATTTTTTTAATACAACAAATATTGGCCTTGAGTCAGGTGGTTATTCGCTCTTTATCGAAACAGTTGTCGATGTTGACCCAACGACACTAAAGATATGGCAGGCAACTTTAGCAACGATCCTTGATACGTTACCTATTATAGCTTTAGCATATGCATTTTATCAGCTACGACAACTTTTTATCTGTTACAGCAACGCTGATTATTTTTCGTTACAAGCCGCTAAACACTGTTATTATTTTGGCCTATTTTTAGTATCGTGGGTTATTTTAGGTATGTTATTTGAGCCATTACAATCACTCATTTTAAGCTATAACCTAACTGAAGGGCGTTATATTTCTGTTTCGTTAACCAGTGAAGATATTCTTACCTTGTTCCCGGCAATGAGTATTATGCTTATTGGTCAGATTCTTAAAAAAGCAACCGAACTTGCAGAAGAAAATAAACAATTTGTATAA
- a CDS encoding TIR domain-containing protein — translation MSKTYRVFISHCWDYNDSLIKLKDLLNKEDGLIASYEEVTVDAPINSEDEKYIKRVLKAKIEASDVFIVVAGMYTAHSDWMKWEIETAVANNVPVIGIRPHGSHRIPLTVTNNAKVIVGWYTPSIISAIKDC, via the coding sequence ATGAGTAAAACATACCGCGTTTTTATTAGCCATTGCTGGGATTACAATGATTCACTTATAAAGTTAAAAGATTTATTAAACAAAGAGGATGGACTTATTGCATCTTATGAAGAGGTAACTGTAGATGCACCTATAAACTCAGAGGATGAAAAATACATCAAGCGAGTGTTAAAAGCTAAAATAGAAGCATCAGACGTATTTATTGTTGTGGCAGGGATGTATACAGCACATAGTGATTGGATGAAATGGGAAATTGAAACAGCTGTAGCTAATAACGTACCAGTTATTGGAATTAGGCCGCATGGTTCCCATAGAATACCTCTGACTGTCACAAATAATGCGAAGGTTATTGTTGGATGGTACACGCCATCAATAATATCAGCAATCAAAGACTGCTAA
- a CDS encoding IS3 family transposase, with translation MVYYADKILTIFKNSYRAYGTRRIRLALQDEGIHVSRRYIARVMKSLLLTSKYTIKRYKTHNEEVNGAIIYNVNFMWVIKDS, from the coding sequence GTGGTCTATTATGCCGATAAAATTTTAACTATTTTTAAAAATAGTTACCGCGCATATGGGACTCGGCGAATTCGCCTTGCCTTGCAGGACGAAGGCATTCATGTTTCTCGTCGTTATATTGCTAGGGTAATGAAATCGTTATTACTGACATCAAAGTATACCATTAAACGGTATAAAACTCACAATGAAGAGGTGAATGGGGCAATCATTTACAACGTGAATTTTATGTGGGTGATAAAAGACAGCTAA
- a CDS encoding M48 family metalloprotease, whose translation MKKFTVVFLSALMLIPQIFVPVIANNNTTLPDIGTAAVTTLSIGQEIEMGDYYTRLLRASAPIINDPMLNEYINSLGSKLVANADSVHTPFHFYVLQSDVLNAFAYFGGNIVVHSRLIVDTDTESQLASVMAHEIGHVTQRHLARAMESRNKNSPYIWGATLGSLLLALASPEAGMAAISGTMAGSAQSQISFTQSNEQEADRVGLRTLTKAGFDPYASADFLQKLADETRFMSKPPEMLLTHPLPDSRLSDIRNRSNQYAKKTVPSSLNYYLAKARLVILVGNNKNAAQILLQDYQKLNNPRANIALGYASALVDYRGKNYVGAKTKLQPLLDKDPNNIWFIDLMTDIDLELNQKKEAINRLLAAIKVNPSSSALQINLASAYIENKDYQKAISLLHRYTHQYSDDINGWDLLMSVYQQQRQRAQEMTARAEILALQGQFPQAITLLKNAKKQAQDNQFTLARIDARINELEQLQTRYAPYKRQLG comes from the coding sequence ATGAAAAAATTTACCGTTGTTTTTTTATCTGCGCTAATGCTGATCCCGCAGATATTTGTACCAGTAATTGCCAATAATAATACAACTCTACCGGATATTGGTACAGCGGCGGTAACAACCCTTAGTATCGGTCAAGAAATTGAGATGGGCGATTATTATACTCGCCTACTTCGAGCAAGTGCCCCGATAATTAATGATCCAATGTTAAATGAGTATATAAACTCATTGGGTAGTAAATTAGTTGCTAATGCCGATTCGGTACATACCCCTTTTCACTTCTATGTTTTACAAAGCGATGTACTCAATGCTTTTGCTTATTTTGGCGGTAATATTGTTGTACATTCTCGTTTGATAGTAGATACCGATACCGAAAGCCAGCTTGCTTCGGTTATGGCACATGAAATCGGCCATGTTACCCAAAGGCACTTGGCTAGAGCCATGGAATCGCGTAATAAAAACAGCCCTTATATTTGGGGGGCAACATTAGGATCGCTACTGCTTGCCTTAGCAAGCCCGGAAGCTGGAATGGCGGCAATTTCAGGCACGATGGCGGGCTCTGCTCAAAGCCAAATTAGTTTCACCCAAAGTAATGAGCAAGAAGCCGACCGAGTGGGGCTAAGAACGCTAACTAAAGCAGGGTTTGATCCTTATGCCTCGGCAGATTTTTTACAAAAATTAGCCGACGAAACACGTTTTATGTCTAAACCACCAGAAATGTTATTAACTCACCCATTACCCGATAGCCGTTTATCTGATATTCGTAATCGCAGTAATCAATATGCTAAAAAAACAGTTCCCTCATCGTTAAATTATTATTTAGCGAAAGCGAGATTAGTTATTTTGGTTGGCAATAACAAAAACGCTGCGCAGATTTTATTACAAGATTATCAAAAGCTAAATAATCCTAGGGCAAATATTGCGCTAGGCTATGCGAGTGCGTTAGTTGACTATCGTGGTAAAAATTATGTCGGCGCTAAAACTAAATTGCAGCCTTTACTTGATAAAGATCCTAATAATATTTGGTTTATTGATTTAATGACAGATATTGATTTAGAACTTAATCAGAAAAAAGAAGCAATTAATCGCCTTTTAGCCGCAATAAAAGTTAATCCAAGTAGTAGTGCATTACAAATCAATCTAGCAAGTGCGTATATTGAGAACAAAGATTATCAAAAAGCGATAAGCTTATTGCATCGTTATACTCATCAATATAGTGATGATATCAATGGCTGGGATTTATTAATGTCAGTTTATCAGCAGCAAAGACAGCGCGCTCAAGAAATGACGGCCAGAGCCGAAATATTGGCACTACAAGGTCAATTTCCACAAGCGATAACGCTATTAAAAAATGCCAAGAAACAAGCGCAAGATAATCAATTTACACTGGCTCGAATTGATGCGCGCATTAATGAACTTGAGCAATTACAAACGCGTTACGCCCCTTATAAGCGTCAGTTAGGTTAA
- the rluC gene encoding 23S rRNA pseudouridine(955/2504/2580) synthase RluC: MTSPASQKQLQVQLVTISSNNEGQRIDNFLITQLKGVPKSMIYRILRKGEVRVNKKRVKPEYKVNVGDEVRIPPVRVAEKVETFLSPKLDKIAMLEHTIIYEDDCILAINKPSGIAVHGGSGLSFGVIEGLRVLRPEAKFLELVHRIDRETSGILLIAKKRSALRALHEQLRLKQMTKDYLALVKGDWSSACKVVQAPLLKNVLKSGERIVRVDQEGKPSETRFKVEARFGFATLIKASPITGRTHQIRVHTQYAGHPIAFDDRYGDKSFDAALIGTKLNRLFLHAAHVQFTHPKTEQIMQLQAPLDPILQHCLAALRQN, encoded by the coding sequence ATGACATCTCCTGCGTCCCAAAAACAGCTTCAAGTTCAATTAGTTACCATATCAAGTAATAATGAGGGACAGCGTATTGATAATTTCTTAATTACTCAATTAAAAGGTGTTCCCAAAAGTATGATCTACCGCATTTTACGTAAAGGTGAAGTTCGGGTGAACAAAAAACGGGTAAAACCTGAGTATAAAGTGAATGTTGGTGATGAAGTGCGGATCCCACCAGTTAGAGTCGCTGAAAAAGTTGAGACCTTTTTATCGCCAAAGCTCGATAAAATAGCGATGTTAGAACATACGATTATTTATGAAGATGACTGCATTTTAGCCATAAATAAACCCTCGGGTATTGCGGTGCACGGCGGTAGTGGTTTAAGTTTTGGTGTTATTGAAGGTCTTAGAGTATTAAGGCCTGAGGCTAAATTTTTAGAACTTGTTCATCGCATAGATAGAGAAACCTCAGGCATATTACTCATTGCTAAAAAACGCTCGGCGTTAAGGGCGCTACATGAACAGTTACGATTAAAACAGATGACTAAAGATTACTTAGCATTAGTTAAAGGTGATTGGTCATCTGCTTGTAAAGTGGTACAAGCACCGCTATTAAAAAATGTATTAAAAAGTGGTGAGCGCATTGTTCGCGTTGACCAAGAAGGTAAACCGTCAGAAACACGTTTCAAAGTTGAAGCGCGTTTTGGCTTTGCAACCTTAATTAAAGCAAGCCCAATAACTGGCCGAACCCATCAAATCCGCGTACACACCCAATATGCAGGTCATCCAATAGCGTTTGATGATCGTTATGGTGATAAAAGCTTTGATGCAGCGCTGATTGGTACTAAACTCAATCGACTATTTTTACATGCAGCGCATGTACAATTCACTCATCCCAAAACAGAACAAATAATGCAGTTACAAGCACCATTAGATCCTATTTTACAACATTGCTTGGCAGCTTTGCGACAAAACTAA
- the lipB gene encoding lipoyl(octanoyl) transferase LipB: MDKPIVKNLGLKPYLQTYERMHQFSQTRNSQTPDEIWLVEHPPVFTQGKVGKAEHLLHTTTIPIIQTDRGGQITYHAPGQQIMYILLDLKRLNIGIRDTVGYLENSVIATLANYNIVAMTKENAPGVYVNGKKICSLGLHITRGCTLHGLALNIDMDLTPFNNINPCGYAGLEMTQMKDYIGQINQHEIANFMVNEFITQLTSGTK, translated from the coding sequence ATGGATAAACCCATTGTCAAAAATTTAGGATTGAAACCCTATTTGCAAACTTATGAGCGCATGCATCAATTTAGCCAAACGCGCAACAGCCAAACACCCGATGAAATTTGGTTAGTCGAGCACCCACCCGTTTTTACTCAAGGGAAAGTAGGTAAAGCCGAGCATTTATTGCATACAACAACGATCCCAATTATTCAAACCGATCGTGGTGGGCAAATTACTTATCATGCGCCCGGCCAACAAATTATGTATATTTTGTTAGATCTAAAACGCTTAAATATTGGAATTCGTGATACCGTTGGTTATTTAGAAAATAGCGTTATTGCAACATTAGCTAACTATAATATCGTTGCTATGACCAAAGAAAACGCCCCTGGGGTGTATGTTAATGGTAAAAAAATTTGTTCGTTAGGCCTACATATTACACGCGGCTGCACATTACATGGCCTTGCGTTAAATATTGATATGGACTTAACACCTTTTAATAATATTAATCCTTGTGGTTACGCCGGGTTAGAAATGACGCAGATGAAAGATTATATCGGTCAAATTAATCAACATGAAATTGCAAATTTCATGGTAAATGAATTTATCACACAACTTACATCAGGCACCAAATAA